A stretch of the Cumulibacter soli genome encodes the following:
- the ectB gene encoding diaminobutyrate--2-oxoglutarate transaminase: MTATITSPEKSGESDKRANPATDIFERRESQVRSYCRSWPVVFDRARGAEQVTEDGTTYLDFFSGAGALNYGHNHPVIKGALLDYLAEDNVVHALDMYTPAKRAFLTAFEEKILQPRGMDHKIQLPGPTGTNSVETALKIARKATGRPYIVSFTNAFHGMTLGSLAVTGNSMKREGAGAPLYHSQTAPYDDYFDGATPDFHWLESVWADSGSGVDLPAAVIVETVQGEGGLRAARNEWLRDLSALCRRFEVLLIIDDVQAGCGRTGAFFSFEEAGIEPDIICLSKSLSGMGLPLSVTLLRPELDLWEPAEHNGTFRGFNPAFVTATAALNEFWADDAFENTVRERCAQLTSGLLAIIDEREDASYRGRGLLAGIVFDDLERAEKVAAEAFRRGLLIETSGPSSEVVKVMPPLTVTEEELNHGLTILAEAVRAA; encoded by the coding sequence ATGACTGCCACGATCACCTCTCCCGAAAAGTCCGGAGAGTCCGATAAGCGGGCGAACCCCGCAACCGATATCTTCGAGCGGCGCGAATCACAAGTTCGCAGTTACTGCCGCAGTTGGCCGGTCGTGTTCGATCGCGCCCGCGGCGCCGAACAGGTCACTGAGGACGGCACGACCTACCTGGACTTCTTCTCAGGCGCCGGCGCACTGAACTACGGGCACAACCACCCTGTCATCAAGGGCGCGCTACTGGATTACCTCGCCGAGGACAATGTCGTGCACGCCCTGGACATGTACACCCCCGCAAAGCGAGCGTTCCTGACGGCGTTCGAGGAGAAGATTCTGCAGCCGCGGGGTATGGATCACAAGATTCAACTGCCTGGCCCCACCGGCACGAACTCCGTGGAGACAGCGCTGAAGATCGCCCGCAAGGCCACCGGGCGTCCCTACATCGTCTCGTTCACCAACGCATTCCACGGGATGACCCTGGGTTCGCTGGCGGTGACCGGCAACTCGATGAAGCGCGAAGGTGCTGGAGCACCGCTGTATCACTCCCAGACGGCGCCGTACGACGATTACTTCGACGGCGCGACTCCCGACTTCCACTGGCTTGAGTCCGTGTGGGCGGACAGTGGTTCGGGCGTCGACCTACCGGCTGCCGTGATCGTCGAGACCGTGCAGGGCGAGGGCGGCCTGCGCGCCGCACGTAACGAGTGGTTACGCGACCTTTCGGCGCTGTGCCGTCGTTTCGAGGTGCTGCTGATCATCGACGACGTGCAAGCCGGATGTGGGCGCACCGGAGCCTTCTTCTCCTTCGAGGAAGCCGGTATCGAGCCAGACATCATCTGCCTGTCGAAGTCGCTGTCCGGTATGGGGCTGCCGCTGTCGGTTACCCTCCTGCGCCCTGAATTGGATCTGTGGGAGCCGGCCGAGCACAACGGCACCTTCCGCGGGTTCAACCCCGCTTTCGTCACCGCGACTGCCGCGCTTAATGAGTTCTGGGCAGACGATGCCTTCGAGAACACCGTTCGGGAGCGTTGCGCTCAGCTCACCTCCGGACTACTGGCCATCATCGATGAGCGCGAGGACGCGAGCTATCGAGGCCGCGGACTGTTGGCCGGGATCGTCTTCGATGATCTCGAGCGCGCCGAGAAGGTCGCCGCCGAAGCATTCCGCCGCGGTCTACTCATTGAGACTTCCGGGCCCAGCAGCGAGGTCGTCAAGGTCATGCCGCCGCTGACAGTCACCGAAGAAGAACTCAATCACGGACTCACCATCCTCGCCGAGGCCGTTCGCGCGGCCTAG
- a CDS encoding enoyl-CoA hydratase/isomerase family protein encodes MSDITVDINDFVAVVEIHRPPNNFFDFELIADIANAYEQIDADPDARAIVLCSEGKHFCAGANFAPSGNEQATGGGVLYREAVRLFAAKTPVVAAVRGSAIGGGLGLAVSADFRVASAESRFAANFTQLGFHPGFGLSVTLPALIGQQAALDMILTGRRVKGDEAQAMGLCDELVADADVRQAAWDKARQIASAAPLAVVASRATLRGDLAERVRVMTDHELEEQTRLRATADFKEGIAATAERRTANFIGQ; translated from the coding sequence ATGAGCGATATCACCGTCGACATCAACGACTTCGTTGCTGTCGTTGAGATCCACCGCCCGCCGAACAACTTCTTCGACTTTGAACTCATCGCCGATATCGCCAACGCGTACGAGCAGATCGATGCCGACCCGGACGCTCGCGCGATCGTGCTGTGCTCGGAAGGGAAACACTTCTGCGCCGGCGCCAACTTCGCGCCGTCCGGTAACGAGCAGGCCACCGGCGGCGGGGTGCTGTACCGCGAAGCGGTGCGGTTGTTCGCCGCGAAGACCCCAGTGGTCGCGGCCGTACGCGGCTCGGCGATCGGCGGCGGCTTGGGGCTCGCTGTGTCGGCCGATTTCCGGGTGGCTTCGGCAGAGTCGCGGTTCGCGGCGAACTTCACCCAACTCGGCTTCCACCCCGGCTTCGGGCTCAGCGTCACCCTTCCGGCGTTGATCGGCCAGCAAGCCGCTCTGGACATGATCCTCACCGGTCGCCGCGTCAAGGGCGACGAGGCCCAGGCCATGGGGCTGTGTGACGAACTGGTCGCGGACGCCGACGTCCGCCAAGCGGCATGGGATAAGGCGCGCCAGATCGCGTCCGCTGCCCCGCTGGCAGTCGTCGCCTCTCGCGCCACCCTACGCGGCGACCTCGCCGAGCGGGTGCGGGTGATGACCGACCATGAACTCGAGGAGCAGACCCGATTGCGCGCTACGGCGGACTTCAAGGAAGGTATCGCCGCAACCGCCGAACGACGGACCGCGAACTTCATCGGTCAGTAG
- a CDS encoding ABC transporter ATP-binding protein, translated as MTIAEPVVRVANLRKVYGTKVAVDGVSFDVQPGEIFGVLGPNGAGKTTTVETLAGLRTQDSGDVRVLGYDPQREPAQVREVLGVQLQESQLPKKLRVAEALQLYAAFYADPEDPEVLLSMLGLQDKRDTAYDDLSGGQKQRLSIALALIGRPKVAILDELTTGLDPQARRETWAMVERVRDSGVSIILVTHFMDEAERLCDRLIVIDSGRVIAEGSPADLASGGGRRSFRMQLPTGALSDLSILTDISAVSDAHWVGESIEVSGQDAALPEVIGALYERGIIPDEVHTGARSLEEAFVALVTGEEIRT; from the coding sequence ATGACCATTGCCGAACCCGTTGTACGGGTCGCCAACCTGCGCAAAGTTTATGGGACCAAGGTAGCCGTCGACGGCGTCTCCTTCGATGTACAACCCGGCGAGATTTTCGGTGTCCTCGGACCGAACGGCGCGGGAAAGACCACGACCGTGGAAACCCTCGCCGGGCTACGGACCCAGGACTCCGGCGACGTCCGGGTACTGGGCTATGACCCGCAACGCGAGCCGGCGCAAGTACGCGAGGTGCTCGGCGTACAACTACAGGAATCCCAGTTACCGAAGAAGTTGCGGGTAGCGGAGGCATTGCAGTTGTACGCCGCGTTCTACGCAGATCCTGAGGATCCCGAGGTGTTGCTGTCGATGTTGGGCCTGCAGGACAAGCGCGATACGGCGTACGACGACCTCTCCGGCGGACAGAAACAACGACTGTCTATCGCGCTCGCGCTCATCGGTCGACCGAAGGTCGCGATTCTCGACGAACTCACCACCGGCCTCGATCCGCAGGCTCGAAGGGAAACCTGGGCGATGGTGGAACGGGTGCGCGACAGCGGGGTGAGCATCATCCTGGTCACCCACTTCATGGATGAGGCCGAGCGGCTATGCGATCGACTGATTGTGATCGACTCCGGTCGAGTGATCGCCGAAGGATCCCCTGCCGACCTTGCCTCCGGGGGTGGACGACGCAGTTTCCGCATGCAGTTGCCAACGGGCGCGCTGTCCGACTTGTCCATCCTTACCGATATATCAGCAGTCTCAGACGCCCACTGGGTTGGCGAAAGCATCGAGGTGAGCGGACAGGATGCTGCGCTACCTGAGGTCATCGGCGCTCTGTACGAGCGCGGCATCATCCCGGACGAGGTGCACACCGGCGCCCGCTCCCTCGAAGAAGCCTTCGTAGCACTCGTCACCGGAGAGGAGATCCGAACATGA
- a CDS encoding ABC transporter permease, producing the protein MTTSTVTPVRPARLGMRGLPTLIASEARLFTRDFGNLFFVLLFPTVLLVGMGYAIPDMREPLTDAGALNGLRVVDLFLPVMFCVAAATAGLAALPAYLASYRETGVLRRLSTTPMRPAGVLLAQVVIHFGGVIVGSLLALIAGVLVFDSPMPDAPLLSLLVFVLAVASMFGFGLLIGGLANKATTAQGIGMLLYFPMLFTAGLWTPGPAMPETLQTISTYTPLGAASQAMSDAWYGGDFPALQLVVVTAWAVVLFLAAARFFRWK; encoded by the coding sequence ATGACAACCTCCACCGTCACTCCCGTTCGTCCGGCCCGACTCGGGATGAGGGGTCTACCGACACTCATCGCCAGTGAGGCGCGCCTGTTTACCCGCGATTTCGGGAATCTATTCTTCGTCCTGTTGTTCCCCACCGTGCTACTGGTCGGGATGGGCTACGCAATACCCGACATGCGCGAACCACTCACGGATGCCGGAGCACTTAACGGGCTGCGCGTCGTCGACTTGTTCTTACCGGTGATGTTCTGTGTCGCCGCGGCGACAGCAGGCCTCGCTGCCTTGCCGGCCTACCTGGCCAGCTACCGCGAGACTGGCGTACTGCGCAGGCTGTCGACAACCCCGATGCGCCCTGCCGGCGTCCTCTTGGCACAGGTCGTCATCCACTTCGGCGGGGTCATCGTTGGTTCTTTGCTCGCGCTCATCGCCGGTGTCCTGGTGTTCGATTCGCCCATGCCCGATGCCCCATTGCTGTCATTACTGGTGTTCGTGCTGGCCGTGGCATCCATGTTCGGCTTCGGCCTGCTCATCGGCGGGCTGGCGAACAAGGCGACCACCGCACAAGGCATCGGCATGCTCTTGTACTTCCCCATGCTGTTCACAGCAGGCCTGTGGACGCCCGGTCCGGCGATGCCCGAGACGTTGCAGACGATCTCGACATACACGCCACTGGGTGCTGCATCGCAGGCGATGTCGGATGCCTGGTACGGCGGCGACTTCCCAGCCCTACAACTGGTAGTTGTCACCGCGTGGGCGGTTGTTCTCTTCCTCGCTGCCGCCCGCTTCTTCCGGTGGAAGTAA
- a CDS encoding ATP-binding cassette domain-containing protein, whose protein sequence is MTGHRIRTDALTVSYDDEQALSAVILNLEANRIHGLLGRNGAGKTTLLSLLASLRQPDEGVIEIDGVDPFENESAMEQVCLIRESGDVIEDQKLSVTLDWMEMARPHFDRAYAERLISEFGLKLKSKPSKLSRGQSSAFGVAIGLATRAEVTMFDEVHLGMDAPARQMFYDELLRDFAEHPRTIVMSTHLINEVEHLLETVTILDKGSLLLSEEADLVRQRGATIVGAADAVAAITADLPVIGTRDLGPTREAIVYGALNESALNDAAHHGLQVSGVPLQELFTHLTKGSPASRSEAS, encoded by the coding sequence ATGACCGGTCACAGAATTCGCACCGACGCTCTCACCGTCAGCTACGACGACGAGCAGGCGCTATCGGCCGTGATCCTGAACCTTGAGGCCAACCGCATCCACGGCCTATTAGGTCGCAACGGCGCCGGTAAGACGACCCTGCTCTCTCTGCTGGCCTCGCTGCGACAACCTGACGAAGGTGTAATCGAGATCGACGGTGTAGACCCCTTCGAGAACGAATCGGCGATGGAGCAGGTGTGCCTGATTCGCGAAAGCGGCGATGTTATCGAGGATCAGAAGCTCAGCGTCACTCTGGACTGGATGGAGATGGCCCGGCCGCACTTCGACCGGGCGTACGCCGAACGCCTGATAAGCGAGTTCGGGCTCAAACTGAAATCCAAGCCCAGCAAGTTGTCTCGCGGACAATCGTCCGCGTTCGGCGTCGCCATCGGCCTGGCAACCCGCGCCGAGGTCACCATGTTCGATGAGGTTCACCTGGGCATGGACGCACCTGCGCGGCAGATGTTCTACGACGAATTGCTGCGCGACTTCGCCGAACATCCGCGCACCATCGTGATGTCCACACACCTGATCAACGAAGTCGAGCACCTGCTCGAAACGGTCACCATCCTGGATAAGGGATCGTTACTTCTCAGCGAAGAGGCCGATCTGGTCCGTCAACGCGGAGCGACGATCGTTGGCGCGGCGGACGCGGTCGCGGCGATCACCGCGGACCTACCGGTGATCGGTACTCGCGATCTCGGTCCAACTCGCGAAGCCATCGTGTATGGCGCGTTGAACGAGTCCGCACTCAACGATGCCGCACACCACGGCCTGCAGGTCAGCGGCGTACCGCTTCAGGAACTGTTCACCCACCTCACCAAAGGATCCCCTGCGAGCCGATCGGAGGCGTCATGA
- a CDS encoding DinB family protein has product MNENPRSLTEQVIFQIDWHWSGQLRPRLTGLTDDEYFWEPSPGAWNVHPRGRSNTSTGHGAGKYTIDWEYPEPKPAPMTTIAWRMGHIIVGILGARVAGHFGGPPIDYESFQYAGSADEALRQLDQQYAAWLAGVRTWDEAALAEPSGPAEGPWHEYSRAVLTLHINRELIHHGAEIALLRDLYAHRDD; this is encoded by the coding sequence ATGAATGAGAATCCGAGGTCACTGACAGAGCAGGTTATCTTTCAAATCGATTGGCACTGGAGCGGTCAGTTGCGCCCGCGATTGACAGGGTTGACGGACGATGAGTACTTCTGGGAGCCCAGCCCTGGCGCCTGGAACGTGCATCCGCGCGGCAGGAGCAACACGTCGACTGGGCACGGAGCAGGGAAGTACACGATCGATTGGGAGTACCCCGAACCCAAGCCCGCACCGATGACCACGATTGCGTGGCGGATGGGGCACATCATCGTCGGAATCCTTGGCGCGCGCGTGGCAGGGCACTTCGGTGGACCGCCGATCGACTACGAAAGTTTCCAGTACGCCGGCTCAGCCGACGAGGCGCTGCGCCAACTCGATCAGCAATATGCCGCCTGGCTGGCGGGAGTGCGCACATGGGACGAGGCGGCGCTGGCCGAACCGTCGGGGCCAGCCGAGGGTCCGTGGCACGAATACTCGCGTGCTGTGTTGACGTTGCACATCAACCGGGAGTTGATTCACCACGGCGCAGAGATCGCGCTGCTGCGCGACCTCTACGCCCACCGCGATGACTAG
- the thpD gene encoding ectoine hydroxylase, whose amino-acid sequence MSQTITDLFPTRVEGRESVIPRTGPIVHNTTGPMTAAEVEHMESKGYVQFADLVTRDEVQQMRDELARLSQDPQVLADERTVTEAKSREVRSIFEIHNSNELFGSIARDPRVVDRARQVLGSDVYIHQSRVNFKPAFTGKDFSWHSDFETWHAEDGMPTPRAVSISISMTDNYTFNGPLLIMPGSHREYISCVGSTPDDNYKNSLVMQGAGTPDGPILTEFADKYGIDVMTGKAGGATMFDANCMHASNGNITPYSRSNLFLVFNSVENIPVAPFSAKQPRPQFVAERNPTPIV is encoded by the coding sequence ATGAGTCAGACGATCACCGATCTCTTCCCTACGCGAGTCGAGGGTCGCGAGAGTGTCATCCCGCGCACCGGACCGATCGTGCACAACACCACAGGGCCGATGACGGCCGCTGAGGTAGAGCACATGGAGTCCAAGGGATACGTGCAATTCGCCGACTTGGTGACCCGCGACGAGGTCCAGCAGATGCGTGATGAACTCGCTCGCCTCTCGCAGGACCCGCAGGTGCTAGCCGATGAACGCACCGTCACTGAGGCGAAGAGCCGCGAAGTGCGCTCGATCTTCGAAATCCATAACAGCAACGAGCTGTTCGGTTCGATCGCACGCGACCCGCGGGTGGTTGATCGGGCGCGTCAGGTGCTGGGCTCGGATGTGTACATCCATCAGAGCCGGGTGAACTTCAAGCCGGCGTTCACCGGCAAGGATTTCTCCTGGCATTCGGATTTCGAGACCTGGCACGCGGAGGACGGTATGCCGACTCCACGCGCAGTGAGCATCTCGATCTCGATGACGGACAACTACACGTTCAACGGTCCGCTCTTGATCATGCCGGGCTCGCATCGCGAGTACATCTCATGCGTGGGTTCGACGCCGGATGACAACTACAAGAACTCGTTGGTGATGCAGGGTGCGGGTACGCCCGATGGCCCGATTCTCACCGAGTTCGCGGACAAGTACGGCATCGACGTGATGACGGGCAAGGCGGGCGGCGCGACGATGTTCGACGCCAACTGCATGCACGCGTCCAATGGCAACATCACGCCGTACTCCCGATCGAACCTATTCCTGGTGTTCAACTCGGTCGAGAACATTCCGGTGGCGCCGTTCTCGGCGAAGCAACCACGCCCGCAGTTCGTCGCCGAACGCAACCCCACACCGATCGTCTGA
- a CDS encoding helix-turn-helix transcriptional regulator, translating into MTSSYPATLARVLALLDLLQSRPVWSGTELAERLGVTTRSIRRDVDRLRELGYPVNSEHGAGGGYQLGAGRRLPPLLLSDDEAVAVAVCLRLAAGGTVEGLGEAAVRTLAKLDQVLPARLRAEVEGIHESVITLDGDVSRVDSRTLLTLARAVRGRERVTFRYAAPRGSSDRRIEPYRMVATGRRWYLLAFDLDRDDWRTFRLDRMSDAVATGWRFAERDSPDAAAFVQRAISIAPYEHVARVRIQAPFDVVTAQLPPSVGTVTADGPRHCVLVSGGNHLDAMALYLARMPWDFVVLQPPELLEAMRRQAERLLRAAAAS; encoded by the coding sequence ATGACCTCCAGTTATCCCGCGACCTTGGCCCGGGTACTCGCGCTTCTGGATCTGCTGCAGTCACGCCCGGTGTGGAGCGGTACCGAACTCGCTGAACGGCTCGGAGTGACCACTCGGAGCATCCGGCGGGATGTCGATCGACTGCGCGAGTTGGGGTATCCGGTCAACTCCGAGCACGGCGCCGGGGGCGGCTACCAGCTCGGCGCCGGTCGACGCCTACCACCACTTCTACTCTCCGACGACGAAGCGGTCGCCGTCGCCGTATGCTTGCGCCTCGCCGCCGGCGGCACCGTCGAGGGACTAGGCGAAGCCGCCGTACGGACGCTGGCCAAACTGGATCAGGTGCTACCTGCGCGGCTCCGCGCCGAGGTCGAAGGCATTCACGAATCGGTGATCACGCTGGACGGCGATGTGTCCCGGGTCGACTCCCGCACCCTGCTGACGCTCGCGCGCGCCGTCCGCGGCCGCGAACGCGTGACGTTCCGTTACGCGGCACCACGCGGATCCAGCGATCGGCGCATCGAGCCTTATCGCATGGTCGCCACCGGTCGACGGTGGTATCTGCTCGCCTTCGACCTCGACCGGGACGACTGGCGCACCTTCCGGCTGGACCGGATGAGCGACGCTGTCGCAACGGGATGGCGATTCGCCGAACGGGACAGCCCGGACGCCGCCGCATTCGTCCAGCGCGCGATCAGCATCGCCCCGTACGAACACGTCGCTCGGGTGCGGATCCAGGCGCCGTTCGACGTGGTCACGGCACAACTGCCACCCTCGGTCGGGACAGTGACGGCGGACGGGCCACGACACTGCGTCCTGGTCTCAGGCGGAAACCATCTGGATGCAATGGCGCTGTATTTGGCGCGGATGCCGTGGGACTTCGTGGTGCTCCAGCCGCCCGAACTCCTGGAGGCAATGCGGCGCCAGGCTGAGCGGCTACTGCGCGCGGCCGCCGCATCCTGA
- a CDS encoding GntR family transcriptional regulator, producing the protein MFDGRGPIYEQIAEAIRAEILSGALSEGDQVMSTTQYATTYRINPATAAKAFALLVDEGILRKQRGVGMFVEDGAHERLRAVRRDAFFTERVDPVLREALVLGISFEDLIAYLTRASKGASG; encoded by the coding sequence ATGTTCGACGGTCGCGGACCCATCTACGAACAGATCGCCGAAGCCATCCGTGCCGAGATCCTCTCCGGCGCCCTCAGCGAAGGAGATCAGGTCATGTCTACGACTCAGTACGCGACGACGTACCGCATCAACCCCGCGACCGCGGCTAAGGCCTTCGCGCTGCTCGTCGACGAAGGAATTCTGCGCAAGCAGCGTGGTGTCGGCATGTTCGTCGAGGACGGCGCGCACGAACGGCTCCGCGCCGTGCGCCGCGACGCATTCTTCACCGAACGCGTAGACCCGGTGCTGCGCGAGGCGCTCGTGCTCGGCATCAGTTTCGAAGACCTGATCGCATACCTGACCCGCGCCTCGAAAGGAGCTTCCGGATGA
- a CDS encoding ectoine synthase has translation MKVIHIEDLDGGERDVDVENWRSRRFVLAGDKVGFSFHDTLLRAGTESEFWYANHVECVYVYEGTGTLLNRDTGEEHELRPGTVYLLDKHDRHTVKATTDIRTACVFNPPVTGREVHDENGVYPLVVEA, from the coding sequence ATGAAGGTCATACATATCGAGGATCTCGACGGCGGAGAGCGCGACGTTGATGTGGAGAACTGGCGTAGCCGCCGGTTCGTGCTCGCCGGCGACAAGGTTGGATTCTCCTTCCACGACACGCTGCTGCGCGCTGGCACCGAGTCGGAGTTTTGGTATGCCAACCACGTGGAATGCGTATATGTCTACGAAGGCACTGGGACGCTGCTGAACCGGGACACCGGTGAAGAACACGAGTTGCGCCCCGGAACCGTATATCTACTGGATAAGCACGATCGACACACGGTCAAGGCGACGACCGATATCCGCACGGCGTGCGTATTCAACCCGCCCGTTACCGGCCGCGAAGTTCACGACGAGAACGGCGTGTACCCGCTGGTCGTCGAGGCCTAG
- a CDS encoding LLM class flavin-dependent oxidoreductase, with product MLDNKGVVLMDVGLGLVLRNMSSASIATIAAAAEDAGFTHLFLPETSLGAAPIHGRDPFITSAAALAATSSMHVGPGIAASTVRAARTAGVLAATLNEDSGGRFILGVGVSHGGVIASLGIDFPASPLGQISNYVQELKTLSAGGVEFGGGFKVLVGALGPKMVALGARESDGVVLNWLTPQAAEQTCARISDSDPLTALFIRTGPQRNLEGDARTYRDNLPNYRNHFAAQGLNSAEDVAREACMPLDPAAIADRLREYLEHGVRVPCVYPTGMSTDEIVELFGRLAREEILPT from the coding sequence ATGCTGGACAACAAGGGAGTGGTTCTGATGGACGTAGGTCTGGGGTTGGTGCTGCGGAACATGTCGTCGGCGTCGATTGCGACGATTGCGGCTGCCGCCGAGGACGCCGGGTTCACCCACTTATTTCTGCCCGAGACCAGCCTGGGCGCCGCCCCGATCCACGGTCGCGATCCGTTCATCACCTCGGCCGCGGCACTTGCCGCGACATCCTCGATGCACGTCGGGCCAGGCATCGCGGCGTCCACAGTGCGTGCCGCGCGTACCGCCGGCGTGCTGGCCGCGACGCTCAATGAAGACTCCGGCGGACGGTTCATCCTTGGCGTCGGCGTATCGCACGGCGGGGTGATCGCCTCGTTGGGGATCGACTTCCCCGCCTCGCCACTGGGGCAGATCAGCAACTATGTGCAGGAACTAAAGACCTTGTCCGCCGGCGGAGTGGAGTTCGGCGGCGGATTCAAGGTGCTCGTCGGGGCGCTGGGGCCGAAGATGGTTGCGCTAGGCGCCCGCGAATCCGACGGGGTGGTGCTGAACTGGTTGACACCCCAAGCGGCTGAGCAAACGTGTGCGCGGATCTCCGATAGCGACCCGTTGACAGCGCTATTCATCCGCACCGGACCGCAGCGCAATCTAGAAGGTGACGCGCGAACGTATCGGGACAACCTGCCGAACTACCGCAACCATTTCGCCGCACAGGGGCTGAATTCGGCGGAGGACGTCGCCCGCGAAGCCTGTATGCCGCTGGATCCGGCGGCGATTGCAGACCGGTTGCGCGAATACCTTGAGCACGGAGTCCGGGTGCCGTGCGTGTACCCGACCGGGATGAGCACCGACGAGATCGTCGAACTATTCGGCAGGTTGGCCCGCGAGGAAATCCTGCCGACGTAA
- a CDS encoding alpha/beta fold hydrolase: protein MDVVSSADGTTIAYEIHNPNASGIPLLMTHGYSATSSMWAPNIDALAAGRPVLVYDQRGHGQSGAPEDPSQYSEAASVADVDVLIDVLGVDKAILLGMSLGGYITLAYHLAHPQRVAAMILQDTGPGYKSDNAREAWNKVCEQLAAKVVAAGSTGGTSPEVTAAHHNNPSALALVAEGVLKQRDARVINSLPTIAVPTTVIVGANDTNYLAGSDYMQSHIPGAEKIVIPDAGHAANIDQPEAFNAAVLSSIGAIQP from the coding sequence ATGGATGTGGTCAGCAGCGCGGACGGTACGACGATTGCCTACGAGATTCACAACCCGAATGCCTCGGGGATCCCGCTGCTGATGACCCACGGGTACTCAGCCACGTCGTCGATGTGGGCACCGAACATCGACGCTTTGGCGGCAGGGCGCCCGGTGCTTGTATATGACCAACGCGGCCACGGGCAAAGCGGCGCACCCGAGGATCCGTCGCAGTACAGCGAGGCCGCCAGCGTCGCGGACGTCGACGTTCTCATTGACGTATTGGGAGTCGATAAGGCGATCCTGCTTGGCATGTCACTCGGCGGCTACATCACACTGGCGTACCACCTCGCGCATCCGCAGCGAGTCGCCGCGATGATTTTGCAGGACACCGGTCCCGGCTACAAGAGCGATAACGCCCGTGAAGCGTGGAACAAGGTGTGCGAACAGCTGGCGGCGAAGGTCGTCGCGGCAGGTTCGACCGGCGGCACCTCCCCGGAAGTGACCGCCGCGCACCACAACAATCCGTCCGCGCTCGCCCTGGTCGCCGAGGGGGTGCTCAAACAGCGCGATGCCCGCGTGATTAACTCGCTGCCCACCATCGCCGTGCCGACCACGGTCATCGTGGGCGCCAACGACACCAACTACCTCGCCGGCTCCGACTACATGCAGTCACACATCCCGGGCGCTGAAAAGATTGTTATCCCCGACGCCGGGCATGCCGCGAATATCGACCAACCCGAGGCCTTCAACGCCGCCGTACTCTCCTCGATCGGAGCAATCCAACCATGA
- the ectA gene encoding diaminobutyrate acetyltransferase yields the protein MQSAKSLSDKLREPTIEDGSAMWRVARDSERLDLNTPYAYLLWARDFAATSVVAEVDGVVGGFVSGYIRPDAPGTLMVWQVAVDEACRGRGLAGRMLDELAERTGAHALETTITADNPESIALFSSFARRRGAEHTVADLFTADVFPDGGEHEPELLHRISPLH from the coding sequence ATGCAGTCCGCGAAGTCCTTGTCGGACAAACTTCGTGAACCGACTATCGAGGACGGATCCGCCATGTGGCGGGTCGCGCGTGACTCAGAAAGACTCGACCTAAACACGCCATACGCCTACTTGCTGTGGGCACGCGACTTCGCTGCGACCTCCGTGGTCGCCGAGGTGGACGGCGTCGTCGGCGGGTTCGTCAGTGGCTACATCCGTCCCGATGCGCCCGGCACCCTCATGGTGTGGCAGGTCGCTGTGGACGAGGCCTGTCGCGGCCGCGGCTTAGCTGGGCGGATGCTGGACGAACTGGCTGAGCGCACGGGCGCACACGCCTTGGAGACCACGATCACCGCGGACAACCCCGAGTCGATCGCGTTGTTCAGTTCTTTCGCGCGCCGCCGTGGCGCCGAACACACTGTCGCGGATCTCTTCACCGCCGACGTCTTCCCCGATGGCGGCGAGCATGAACCCGAGTTGCTACATCGCATCTCCCCACTCCACTAA